The DNA window GGCTCGCCCGCCAGAACTGCAGGGCGCAGGCGACCGCGAAGATCGCGAACCGCCAGCCGACCGGGAGGTCGGCGAGCCGGCTGGGAACGACGGCGTAGAGGTTCGAGGAGTAGATCAGGGCGCCGATGAGCAGCGTGAGCACCAGCGCCAACCGATCACGCCACGGTGGTGTCCGCCACCAGGTGCCGAGGAACGTCGCTACCCACACGGAGCCATCTCAGCACAACGGCCGCCAAGCCGGCGTCCTCCGAACGATCGACCCGCCGTCACCTTGCCCGGATCATGACCCGCCCCAGCCTTCCGGCCCAGACTGTCTGGCGCCACATCTCCCGACCAGCTGTCGAAATCACTGACTCGCGGGACATGAGCGACACTCTGCGGGTGCCGGGGCCAACGACCATGTTTTACATGATCATTGGCCGCTTTACGTGGGGTGGGCGCCAGGTAGAGGGGTTGTTGGCCGTGTGGGGTGACAGTTGGCGATTTGGCCACGCGCAACACTCGCCGCCCCGGCCGCCGCTCTAGGCGGCCGGGGTGAGGCGGTGGTTGCGGAGTGGTTGTTGGTGGGGGTCGATCCAGTCCGGGGGTAAGAACTCGGGTAATCCGTCGAGTGCGATGCGGACCTGCCACGCGCCTTGATGAATCAGTCGGTGGTGGTAGCCGCAGAGCAGAACCCCGTTGTCGCGAGTGGTGGGTCCACCCTTACTCCACGGAACCACGTGGTGGGCGTGGCACCAGCCGGGTGGCCGGTCACATCCGGGGAACGCGCAGCCACCGTCTCGGAGCTCGAGCAACCGGCGCAGCTTCCCTTGGAAGAGTCGCTGCTGGGTGTCGGTCAGCAGTGTGACTCTGCCGGGCTGGTCCTCGGGCTTCACCAGGTAGGTGAGGTCCGCTTCGCACATCAGCTGGTCGACGAGTTTGCGCGAGAGTTCGATCCCGGTGTGCAGCGTCCGCCCACCAGTCTGAGTGACGGTCACGACCAGCTGGGTCGGGTTCCCACCATGGGAAGGCACCAACCGCTCAGCCAACAACCGACGGCAGGCCTCATCAAGAGCATCGACGTTGCGCTGTTCGGGGAACCGGGTGTCACGTCCGTCGGGTCCGGGCTGCGGCGCCGCCAACGGGTCGAGAACCAGTTTGAGGCGTTCCCCGACCATCTTGGGGAGCCGGGCGGTGACCCGCCACGTCCCTGACGTGGCGTCGAAGGACATACGCAGGAACCGGTCCCGCTCAGCGCTGGCCTCTTCCTGTTTGAGCTTCAACTCCAGGACCTGGT is part of the Tenggerimyces flavus genome and encodes:
- a CDS encoding HNH endonuclease signature motif containing protein — encoded protein: MESTTCSNTIGTADGVSAWSMSDDQLTTALLDNATELNQLQGRRLELIREADARNLAVSAGAANTAQWVAGVLRVPTAEAGAMVKLASHLDTELPATAQALASGEISVPHARVISRVVTMLPSHIATPELRSEVEATLLKNAAIFDPKVLSKVGNRLLETVAPDLADQVLELKLKQEEASAERDRFLRMSFDATSGTWRVTARLPKMVGERLKLVLDPLAAPQPGPDGRDTRFPEQRNVDALDEACRRLLAERLVPSHGGNPTQLVVTVTQTGGRTLHTGIELSRKLVDQLMCEADLTYLVKPEDQPGRVTLLTDTQQRLFQGKLRRLLELRDGGCAFPGCDRPPGWCHAHHVVPWSKGGPTTRDNGVLLCGYHHRLIHQGAWQVRIALDGLPEFLPPDWIDPHQQPLRNHRLTPAA